Within Quercus lobata isolate SW786 chromosome 5, ValleyOak3.0 Primary Assembly, whole genome shotgun sequence, the genomic segment GTATATCATGCCCAACACTCCATGTTCTGGTCCCCTCCAGCAAGAAAATCTGGAGTTTATGATAGCATTGAGAGATTCAGAGAAAGtgactaaaaaatattacataaaaaaaataaaaaataaaaataaaaaaacaatttcttcaTCTTGACTTTTTCCTGTcgttttttttaatcataaattaattaaaaagaagtgACATGGAGAAAGAATTCCTAGGATTCACAGATTTGTAGAAGAATCTTGAAACCTGATTGGTACGGTAAATGTAAATCCTAACAAAAGCTTATGACCTATAATAAGCTATTACTGCATATTTCATTTGGCATGAGTTGTAAGAATCACCCAATATTTTCGTGTCAATCCAAGTTAACAATATAAACTTAGAAATAAGAACCAATCATCAAGTCAAATACCAAGGTCAAACCCACAACTTGTTACTTTTTGTGTAAGGCACTTGACATTGCACCAAAACCCAACCTCTAAATCACTTTGTTGGACCAAAAAAATACTGAAACCTAAAATTCCCAACACCCATAACAGGTAGAATCAAACATCTCACCATTGAAAGGTTAATAAATACAACTAGGAAGCAGAGGCAATGgaaccaaaatatatatttgtaaagcaAAGAGACATTGAAGGTCACTTCTGGGGTCCAACTGAGCAACCATCAACTTACACAAATCTTagaaaagcaaataaatatcTCTATTGCATCATACCTCAAAAACAACTGGAGTGCCACACTGGCATTTGAAAAGAACTCAGCAATTGAAGTGGCGCATGATTTCTCCATATCATTAGATATCCTGCAATATGAATACAGGTTCAAGCAATTAAGAGATTTTTTGCAATTGATGAAACTGGTGCAATTGATAACCAGTTTTTTGGCAAAACCACAGTGCTAAGGTGgtattataagtttataaccaTCAAGACAATCATTTAGATTCAGTGAGTCATTTAGATTCAGTGAGTATGAGAGCATGCCATCATTGAAAACTTTCCTGATGGCCAACAAAGCCATTATTTGTCAAAGACTGATATTTTTTGCTCAATATACCTAGCATGTCAATGACTGCTAATGCATTCCAAGTAGAGGTCAGGTAAAACCCTTGCACCACGGGTATACAGTATacaaatttacttttatttattagtttgagCTCTTgttggaataaaaaatttcctaaaattaaGGAACATCAAAAAATTAATCCACATGTCAAGTCCTAATGTACAAATACTTGTACAGAAAGCAGAATCCAAGTCATAACTTCATACTTACTCTAGACTATAATACAGCATCTGTTCACCTTATACGCATGTTACCAAGGAACTCTGACAGCCTGGCAATAACCAAAACTCAGTGAGCATGGgagtatgaaattattttaagggaaaaaaaaatggaccgAGTAGAATAACAACAAAAGGTACAGACAAAACCTAATATTTTTAGCTATCACAGCTTCTCCATCTTCAGACCCAAGATGACGTAGAACTACCTCCTCTAGACAGCCATCTCGATATGCATGCTGCAATAAGAGAACATCCACGCAGAAAAACCTAATGAGGCTTTGAACTTATTACATTGCATGCAACCCCCATAACCAAAATAGGGGAAATAAAAAGCAGATGCATATACTTTCAAGCTGAGAAGGCTCATAAACCTGTATAGAGAAAAATGATGCAGCACAGGAAATGAGTACATTTGTAACATGACATACCAGTCACAAAGATGAGCCTTCTGTAACAACCCGTATTTGCAAACAAACCACTTCATAAAGCAAGTCCACAGAACACTTTACTGAGGGTTTTCCAAAGGAAACTCAACAAGCTTATTGGTAACCCTCTTCCACTAACGGGAAAACAGCTGATGGAAgactatataatataaaaaaaaaaattaaaaaatttaggataGCGGGTCCAAGGCATGAacctaagaaatttaaaatccaagaatgaaaaatagaataaaataggAGACTATATactatgtaaaaataaaaaataaaataatatccccaatgttaacaaaatattaataaaagaaaatacacAAAATGGAAAgttatagttatttttattcttaCCAAACATTTGACACAATTAAGAAAGAATGATGACATGTGTGCATTTCAGCATTTGAAAATGCCCCTATGTGCACACACACAAGTTAATTAAGAAACtaatttaaagaataatttATCTTaaagaatagttttttttttttttttagttttgtcctgaatttttttttccctcctaaaTGAATTTAACCACTTAAAATACCAAATAATGTAgaatacgatttttttttttttttaaaaaaaaaatgctttatgTTAAAAGGTTTCATATGTAGTATAGAGTTACAAGTTATAGATTagcttactttttttttttttttttgaaagcatttGAACGAATCAAATTTTTAAgaagataaaatttaaattttttcacaaaaaatttattttaagaaggATGAGGAGCAGATGTGGGCGTCGTTAGAGAGGGGGGGGCCAACTTTGGACCATTACACTATAAGAAATATTTGATTTTAGGAAATTATAAAGGGAGGCGTGGGACAatgggggggccatggccccctcCAGCCCAACGTGGGTTCGTCCCTGCTGCTAGAGAACAAAGTTTCATTAAAGCAAGATTTAAAGCATTAGAGAACATAAAACCTTTTTTCTAAGATATttctcaacaatttttttttttttttaaatctcttcttttatatatatatatatatatatatattatttttaaggtGAAAACCGGTTAGCTAAAATTATAGTACCATGAGTTTATTACAGTTTTTTGTTAAGCTAGGTCAGAGGGTGCACATCAACTATCTATTTTCaacactttctctctcatttttaattatttttttccttattaattTCTCATCTTATAGTTACACTTCTTCTAACATTTTCATCCacttttacctttttatcttCCTACTGCTCTATACTTTAACATTATGATTCCTCCGTCctttcatcttccttttattttgattattcctttcctcattttatttactataaaaatttgtcatCCATATTTTTACTGTACAAAAAATGGTGaatactttctctctctctcttttggtggatttttttattctttattgcATCCTACTTGTGAGGGTGACAAACCAAAGAGCCCATACCAATGTATATATTGGGTCAAGGGCCTAGCCCAAAGAAGAGCTCCTCCTCGATCAGGTAAGGCCAAGGACAAAGGGGACGATCTGTCATTGAGAATGACATTCCGGAACACTTTGTGGAAGAGGAtaagtattaagaaagaaaaggacaaagagAGGCTTAGAAAagatctaagggaaagctgatATCATTACATTAAGTGCTCTGCAACTAACTGAACCCTACTTTTCAACCTTTATAACCACTCCCAACGACTCTGAGAAAGGGTTGATTGGACAAATATCATCACTATGAACCTAAAATCTACACGTGGATGGTGGAAAAGGGGGAGAGGATAGTATAAATAAGGGGgggtggatgaagaagaggagaCTCCTCGGATACAATCTGAGGACGTTTCTTCTTAATAAATCTATGTCATCTTTCTTTCTAGATCATCTAGACTTGTTGGTTGATCGTCTGAGTCGCTAAGATCCaagtttccaacccattctctataaattcattattttgggcttattggaccaagactccatacCTTTATGAGCTTGGGCTCCAAATCGTGACCTTACACTActctaagttgataaatttttgtattaaacTCTACTTTGGATTGATGTGATTTGGTTGTCTTTTgatttgttatcttttttcttttcttttctttgattgatAGATGTTATCATGTGATATTATATAGCATATAATGgtataatgttattctattatGTAGCATGACTTGGGGTTTATTTGGTGTTTACAACCatacattttcttttgagtaatCTTTTACTCATCtacttttatataaatttatattcatCTCAtattctcacccaaaaaaatgtgaatattctctctctctattatttattctttctaacTCTATTTTAGAtcgatgaatttttttttaatctctactttgggttgatacATTTTGATGATGTGTTTTTTGAGTTGCCCATCATATGAACTCTATCCCccacttatattttttatttgagttggaaatgagaatttgagtttatatcaaaatacaatttacGTGTCTGTGTATTTGGATGTGCctataaattatttgagtaacataaattgttaatttcTAATGAGATTTGAtatatcataataattttaaaagaataagaaatttaaatcattaatttgaaacttaaaaaagtttagttgtaccaaaaataaaaaataaaaggaaaacataacacattataacaaaattttgaataatgtaaaatacaaaacacttcaaaaaatgaataatatatattaatgaaattatcctcaataaattttagaaaataaattatacattatatcaCATTACAAAGTGGGTCTACCACTAGTTAAATTAacaaatttgggactaaattttctATTGTTAAAAACTTCAAATGATTGGTTTTTATTCAATGTAGTCTTGTTGCTGAATATTATTTAGTTAGTGTGGACCTTGTTGCTCTACTAACTACTACTCAAGGGTTTATATATCATTCAAAACATATATGATGTccttaagaaatttttttgcctcTACAATCTTATCAAAAAGGATAGAAGATGGCTTTTGATTATGCATTCATTCTTTCTGGCAACTCTACTATGTAGTTTAATTAgcactttttattgttttcaatagTGACATTCAAGATTTAAATTCCCCTCTTtaattgtaactattgaatatatatatatatatatgatgactTCTAGTGTGATTATTGTGGATGTAAGTGCAATTTTCCAATTCAACtcaaaattatttatatctgttagattctaaatatttaggattaaatatttagattctaaatttatgtatgttggcaaaccgagaacaaaaacatgtcCAAATTAGGTGTTACATTGCTCAAGAttgttcaagtcaagattcaagaacggTAAAGTTGTAGAAAAAAAGTCAATTTCTGTGAAGCTTGACCGATCGAAAGAAAGGCTCAACTGATCGAAAATCGCAGTATGTAGAATTTTAATCAGGCCCAAAGCTCAcaaaaacgtttagggtttgaGTTAAACACTActtagtataaaaggaaaactctaACTGCGTTTTACAAGTTCTTGGAAGTCTTGTGAATTACTCCTATGAGATTTGTGAGGTTTCTATAGCCTTCTAACTCAACAAGCATCTACCAGAacaagatctacaatcaagaaCTAGTGAGTTATTGCATAAAGATCTACTACTGACgatgatctaaacctttgagtggaatTTCAAAGTCGCAAACACCGGTGTTTGTGTTCAACAAATTTAGATAGATTAATCAATGGAGTTGAAGCTACACATGGTCGTATGAGTAAGTACTataagttttagattttagggagaaaatctattgtaaaacttccaCTCTATctgtttaccttgaggatagttaggttaaatcttcGCCAggtttttttaccttaaaattgtttgtttcattggttttcctaagtcATCATATTGCTTGTCATCTTTATTTTTCCACACTTTGTGATATGATTTTCtatgtttaacctagatttgaaagATCAATTAAGTACTTGGtcaattaattaggttaaacaaaacTGGTTTACAAGAgactaaacaaacaaacaatatctACAGGTATAAATATATCTAATccaacataaaaataatgaaatttgtacTTATAGGTACAAAATTCAACTAAATGTTGAAAATCTAACATGTTTATTAAAGAGACTAAAAGTGAGTTCAAACAACGATAAAAGAGTATCAAACAAATGCAAATATGCAAAGTGTAGAATATAATGTTACTTACCATTCAACATAATTATACTACGTCAAATGCATCATATAACAAGTTGAATGGAAATTTGTTTTGTCCATTGAGATAGAAAACTCGATGTGTGTTTTCAACTAATTGAATGACAGTAATAGGAaggaatacaaaaattaaaagcacaATATACTACAACAAAGTTGGTTTGTTTCGAGGGTCAAAACCCTTAAAAGAAGTATTAAAAGCCTTCAAAAAGATTATTTTGAGGGTCTAGAAGGCACTTGATAACTTTTGAAACAAATTCCCTAACAAAAATTTCGATGGCCTATATGACCCTTGAAACAGAAATTTCGACGACCTACATGAcccttgaaaaaaaatgtttcatcTTTATAGAGGAGTGGCAACCctggtgaaattcaaaaataaataaaagcacaaCAACCTTTTCTGAGGGTCTCCCGACCCTTGAAATAAGGTTTTTCTCcttagagaataaaaaaaaaaaacccacaaccatgCACATAGACTTTAAAGAACCACATATTACAAAATCTATATTATAACAAAACacaaatatcaaaacaaaattcaattagCTTTCTAAATCACTAAATCCTTCATTTAAATCAAGCGCAAGAAACAAATTACTTTGTGCAGGAACAATAGGCCAGTAGCCATACAACACCCAGATCAGCCTAGTGGCTGCACAAAACACAACCAGAGCTGCTATAAAAATTCTAAATGACCTCctcaacaaaaacacacaaacacagtGCAAATAGCTGCACTAAACAAACCAATGGACAAAATACACATTTCCAAACTAGAGCCCAAATAAGCAATTAGTGTCAAGCCTCAAgtactcaaaatttgaaacaacCAACAAAAATGATTCGATCTTAATGGTTAACTAGCAGAATCtgccaaaacacaaacaaacaacataAACAAACTTCAAGCAATTAAACAGAATAATCGAGGTACATTTTAACAGGTAGAGGTGGTGTCAGCTCTGCCAGCAGAGTCCTGGGCAGAAATTTATTAGGATTATTTTGAGTTTCATTCAAGTGGAATACCTCCAAAACTTATCTTACACTGTTTGGCAAGCTTGAACAATTCAGTATGGAAAGATCCCTCCACATCAATCCTTTCATATGTATAAGCACCAAAATAGTCTTGTTGATCTTAAAGACAAATGATtcaattagaaaataataatttcacagCTGTTAAGTAGTTCATAGTGGCTTTGAACCAAGTTTACAAACAAGCGAACACCTTATAATCCAGTTTAAATCTCCGAGTAATAGAACATGGTATTAACACCTGACACTtaatccaaatttcaaattccacAAAAATTGGCTCAAATACATTACACATGATCTATTCACAATTAACATTTTCCTGATATACCTATATAAATTTCATTGGACATTAGTGGTAACTTTAACATAGCAAATCAAATCAGATCTATTCGGTAGGGCTCCAAGCAAGCAAAGGGAATCAATAAAGagcaaacaaaaccaaatttaGTTCCCTACAAGTACTCAAATCTCTATTTATTACTAGAGTTGCATGATATTTCAACATCTTTTGCTAATAAGAATTTACCAACCTCATCTGCCAGTAGCACAAGACCTTCTTTCCTGCAGAATTCCACAATGTCACGCTGGTTCTCCTCACCAAGAACCTGCAGGCACAACAGAAAAATCATATAATGTACAGGGACAAAAATAGACATAGCAATGCATTCTCTTTTACGTGAACTTTAGGTACTTTGCTAGTCAAATCTCTACCTCTTCAAACCTACTAATAGCAAACCTGGCCTGTTGGGTTTCTGGGATTTATAACAACCAAAGCCCTAACTATGATGCCTTGGGACTCGGCAGCTTCCAATTGCTTCTTAAGTGAAGAGACTTCCAATCCGCATCCTATTGCTTCATTGAGATAGTGAGGAACCAGAAATGACCATACTTCAAGattgaatgaaaatttaaaaaaaaaaaaaaagaataaatcaaCTTTCCATTTTCCAACTTCCAAGTTACCAAGTCAGGTCAGTGTTAAAtctatgctaaaaaaaaaaagtcttttcaCTTGGCAGTTGAATACAACCAATCTTAAGCTTCTGAATAAAGCGCTACAAATTAGAAGCATACCAGTGTACCACCATGGAGATCAATTGAAGCAGGGTATAAAGGGTACTGAGGAATGGGACAAAGAAATCCATCATTTTCTGATTTTATCAGTAATTGCACCATCATATGCACCTGGTAAGAGAGAACACAATCTGTTATAAGTGTATCAATTGGAAATGGAAAATACTGGCAGttatagaaacaaagaaagtgaAGTCAAAATATACAGCTGGGCTTGCTCCATCTGTCAAGAAGATATCATTTGGATCGGCTATGAAAACCATCACGAGCTTCAATACCAGCCACAATAGTATCACATAAGAATAAcccaaaatatatcatttttatttcctACAATAAAACAGAGCTACCAAACACTATATTTAAATGAGAAGCAGCAATAACTATGGattcaacaatcaaacaaaacgAAACAGAAG encodes:
- the LOC115989543 gene encoding alanine aminotransferase 1, mitochondrial-like isoform X3, with the translated sequence MPLRISYMVHMMVQLLIKSENDGFLCPIPQYPLYPASIDLHGGTLVLGEENQRDIVEFCRKEGLVLLADEHAYRDGCLEEVVLRHLGSEDGEAVIAKNIRLSEFLGNMRIR
- the LOC115989543 gene encoding alanine aminotransferase 1, mitochondrial-like isoform X1 produces the protein MPLRISYMLVMVFIADPNDIFLTDGASPAVHMMVQLLIKSENDGFLCPIPQYPLYPASIDLHGGTLVLGEENQRDIVEFCRKEGLVLLADEHAYRDGCLEEVVLRHLGSEDGEAVIAKNIRLSEFLGNMRIR
- the LOC115989543 gene encoding alanine aminotransferase 1, mitochondrial-like isoform X2, with product MPLRISYMLVMVFIADPNDIFLTDGASPAVHMMVQLLIKSENDGFLCPIPQYPLYPASIDLHGGTLVLGEENQRDIVEFCRKEGLVLLADEHAYRDGCLEEVVLRHLGSEDGEAVIAKNSCQSSLVTCV
- the LOC115989543 gene encoding alanine aminotransferase 1, mitochondrial-like isoform X4, whose product is MPLRISYMLVMVFIADPNDIFLTDGASPAVHMMVQLLIKSENDGFLCPIPQYPLYPASIDLHGGTLVLGEENQRDIVEFCRKEGLVLLADEVYQENVNCE